From Camelina sativa cultivar DH55 chromosome 20, Cs, whole genome shotgun sequence, the proteins below share one genomic window:
- the LOC104770959 gene encoding protein phosphatase inhibitor 2: MELMAKPTFSIEVSQYGTDLPAATTTTREKASSSSSSFETANEEESGPLSRPGSGIWSGQTADYSSDSSSIGTPGDSEDDDDEQSENDDVSSNELGLRGLASMSSLEDSLPSKRGLSNHYKGKSKSFGNLGEIGSSSVKEVAKQENPLNKRRRLQICNKLARKSFYSWQNPKSMPLLPVNEDEDDDDEEDLESGFDENNKSSSDDDEQGGKVKKVVARKGSFKNRAYMSRSCFALSDLIEEEDDDDDDQ, from the exons ATGGAGTTGATGGCTAAACCAACGTTCTCCATCGAAGTCTCTCAATACGGAACCGATCTACCGGcggcgacgacgacgacgagggagaaagcttcgtcttcttcatcctctttcGAGACAGCAAACGAAGAAGAATCTGGTCCTCTAAGCCGTCCAGGAAGTGGAATCTGGTCAGGACAAACCGCTGATTACTCATCTGATAGTTCATCAATCGGAACACCTGGAGATAGCGAAGACGACGATGATGAACAAAGCGAAAACGATGACGTTTCTTCTAATGAACTAGGGCTTCGTGGGTTAGCTTCTATGAGCTCTCTTGAAGATTCTCTCCCCTCAAA GAGAGGGTTATCGAATCATTACAAAgggaaatcaaaatcatttgGGAATTTAGGAGAGATCGGGAGTAGTAGTGTGAAAGAAGTAGCTAAACAAGAGAATCCattgaataaaagaagaagattacagaTCTGTAATAAATTAGCAAGGAAATCGTTTTATTCTTggcaaaaccctaaatctatgCCTCTGTTACCAGTtaacgaagatgaagatgatgatgatgaggaagatctGGAATCTGGGTTTGATGAGAATAATAAATCatcgagtgatgatgatgaacaaggaGGTAAAGTGAAGAAGGTTGTTGCGAGGAAAGGATCTTTCAAGAACAGAGCTTACATGTCTCGGAGTTGTTTTGCACTTTCAGATctgattgaggaagaagatgatgatgatgatgatcaataa